A stretch of Monomorium pharaonis isolate MP-MQ-018 chromosome 7, ASM1337386v2, whole genome shotgun sequence DNA encodes these proteins:
- the LOC105827848 gene encoding isopentenyl-diphosphate Delta-isomerase 1, whose amino-acid sequence MGMVTLALVSRRVLSTCNVTCRYLTGAQLAAVRQETYRNLNGVATRKVATIMNDYEVDVAPLQRASLKEKCILVDKQDRPVGEATKKFCHEIDKEGCVPLHRAFSVFLFNSKGDLLLQKRSSVKITFPDCFTNTCCSHPLAEIPEEMEEKDALGVKRAAIRRLNYELGIPTNEVKPSDLFYLTRIRYQDASCDRWGEHEIDYILFLQRDNITINPNPDEISEIRWIPRSEIEKFMKSAPQLTPWFNLIYKFKLLHWWDNLHTLSKMQDHKSIPMLMN is encoded by the exons ATGGGGATGGTGACGCTCGCATTGGTATCCCGACGTGTTCTCTCGACATGTAACGTTACATG tcgCTACTTGACAGGCGCTCAGCTGGCAGCAGTCCGTCAGGAAACGTACAGGAATCTCAATGGTGTGGCTACACGCAAAGTGGCAACAATTATGAATGATTATGAAGTGGATGTAGCGCCGTTGCAGAGGGCTTCTCTGAAAGAGAAATGTATCCTCGTGGACAAGCAGGACAGACCTGTTGGTGAAGCGACCAAAAAATTCTGCCACGAGATTGACAAGGAGGGATGTGTGCCGCTCCATAGAGCATTCAgtgtttttctatttaatagcAAGGGGGATTTGTTACTCCAGAAACGATCGAGCGTTAAG ATAACTTTCCCAGATTGCTTTACGAATACGTGCTGCAGTCATCCATTAGCAGAGATTCCTGaagaaatggaagaaaaaGATGCTTTAGGTGTAAAACGAGCCGCGATAAGAAGGCTCAATTATGAACTGGGGATACCTACCAATGAGGTCAAACCTTCcgatttattttatctgaCAAGAATTCGTTACCAGGATGCTAGTTGCGATCGCTGGGGTGAACATGAGATCgattatatactatttctGCAACGAGATAATATCACCATAAATCCTAATCCCGACGAAATAAGCGAGATTCGATGGATACCACGATCggaaattgagaaatttatgAAGAGCGCGCCACAACTAACACCGTGGTTTAATCTGATTTACAAATTCAAATTACTGCATTGGTGGGACAATCTACATACTTTAAGTAAAATGCAAGATCATAAAAGTATACCTATGTTGATGAATTAA